A genomic window from Chanos chanos chromosome 14, fChaCha1.1, whole genome shotgun sequence includes:
- the zgc:172121 gene encoding homocysteine S-methyltransferase 1, whose amino-acid sequence MGDLRASMIDRPLILDGGLATQLEAAGLQLQGDPLWSARILHTNPAAIKDVHNRYLHSGADVITTATYQASIEGFVSHLGLTHEQAQQLLMSGVELAKQTVKDFSSGGLLSDRRMPLVAGSVGPYGAFLHDGSEYTGRYEEKMSIEELKAWHRPQIQCLAAAGADLIAMETIPSLKEAEALVELLREFPDCKAWLSFSCKDKESISSGKKFSEAVQTVSRCTQLIAVGVNCCPPTLVQPLLQSAKAHRKGDISWIVYPNSGEAWDTNTGWITSTKEASFAELSSAWVKEGALWIGGCCRIGPADIAQLKSQLHGKH is encoded by the exons ATGGGTGATCTCAGAGCCTCTATGATTGACAGACCACTCATTTTGGATGGTGGCCTAGCAACGCAGTTAGAAGCCGCGGGTCTTCAGTTGCAG GGCGATCCGTTATGGAGTGCTAGAATCCTTCACACGAACCCCGCTGCTATCAAAGATGTACACAACAG ATATCTTCATAGTGGTGCTGATGTCATAACGACCGCCACATATCAGGCTAGCATTGAGGGATTTGTCAGTCACTTGGGTCTCACCCATGAACAAGCTCAGCAACTGTTAATGTCAGGGGTTGAGCTGGCGAAACAAACGGTGAAAGATTTCAGCTCTGGAGGTCTTCTGTCAG ACAGAAGAATGCCGTTGGTGGCAGGCTCTGTAGGGCCTTATGGGGCGTTTTTGCACGATGGCTCTGAGTACACAGGCAGATACGAGGAGAAAATGAGTATAGAG GAGCTCAAAGCCTGGCATCGACCTCAGATCCAGTGCTTAGCTGCAGCAGGAGCTGACCtcattgccatggaaacaatcCCAAGTCTTAAAGAGGCTGAGGCACTAGTGGAACTTCTCAGAGAGTTTCCTGACTGTAAAGCCTGGTTGTCCTTCTCATGCAAG GACAAAGAAAGTATTTCAAGTGGGAAGAAGTTCTCTGAAGCTGTGCAGACAGTGAGTAGATGCACTCAGCTTATTGCTGTTGGCGTGAACTGCTGCCCTCCTACCCTAGTCCAGCCTCTTCTACAATCTGCCAAGGCTCACAGGAAAGGGGACATCAGCTGGATAGTCTACCCAAACAGTGGAGAAGCTTGGGATACCAACACAGG ATGGATAACCTCAACAAAGGAAGCATCATTTGCAGAGCTAAGTTCTGCGTGGGTGAAAGAAGGTGCTTTGTGGATTG GAGGCTGTTGCCGCATTGGCCCTGCTGATATAGCACAGCTAAAAAGTCAACTGCATGGAAAACATTAG
- the LOC115827661 gene encoding basic immunoglobulin-like variable motif-containing protein, translated as MPNTVESEGANVTGTSDHAAPSRAPSREDEHSFLSPLTRDALRARRASSAELQLPWTCPVTHSREKFYTVCSDYALLNQAAPVLRTTSVTRDASLSKPDNGAAFTKSGSVSLSQGPGSGTSVSLDVDCDMELVPSCNTKPVLAWEIDTTDFDAFLTRKTRTSNQKKFSSKKMKSADRPSRNLQDLPPQPSLEDIKQRKVLDLRRWYCISRPQYKTSCGISSLVSCWNFLYSTLGAGSLPPISQEEALHILGFQPPFEEIKFGPFTGNATLMRWFRQINDHFRVRGCSYILYKPHGKHKTAGETAEGALLKLTQGLKDESMAYIYHCQNHYFCPVGFEATPLKAAKAYRGPLPLNEMEYWILIGEPSRKHPAIHCKKWADIVIDLNTQNPEYLDIRHTERGIQYRKTKKVGGNLHCIMAFQRVNWQKLGPWALNLENLRHDIHHQGTELRAQGGSGEGTEDRTSSKHLSRLGRSHSTGNQRPDQAWKRLSNTTEYRHKESPDSDLDEDITD; from the exons ATGCCTAACACTGTGGAAAGTGAAGGAGCAAACGTAACTGGCACGAGTGACCATGCGGCCCCATCACGAGCCCCGAGTAGGGAGGATGAGCATAGTTTCCTGAGTCCCTTGACACGGGACGCCCTGCGAGCCCGCCGGGCCTCTAGCGCTGAACTTCAGCTGCCATGGACCTGCCCTGTTACCCACTCACGCGAAAAGTTTTACACCGTCTGCTCCGATTACGCCCTACTCAACCAGGCCGCGCCTGTACTGCGGACCACCAGCGTTACCAGGGACGCATCCCTTAGCAAGCCGGACAACGGGGCGGCGTTTACAAAGTCCGGttcggtctctctctcccagggtCCTGGCAGCGGGACCAGTGTGTCATTAGATGTGGACTGTGATATGGAATTAGTGCCCTCCTGTAATACCAAACCCGTTTTAGCGTGGGAGATAGACACAACCGATTTTGATGCGTTCTTAACTCGAAAAACTAGGACAA gcAATCAAAAGAAATTCAGCTCAAAGAAGATGAAATCTGCTGACAGACCCAGCAGGAATCTGCAGGACCTTCCTCCTCAGCCATCTCTGGAGGACATCAAACAGAGGAAAGTTCTGGACCTCAGAAGATG GTACTGCATTAGTCGACCTCAGTACAAAACATCCTGTGGAATCTCCTCTCTGGTCTCCTGCTGGAACTTTCTGTACAGTACTTTGGGAGCTGGAAG TCTTCCACCCATTTCCCAGGAGGAGGCTTTGCACATTCTTGGTTTCCAGCCTCCGTTTGAAGAGATCAAATTTGGGCCTTTTACTGGCAATGCCACTCTAATGAG ATGGTTTAGGCAGATCAATGATCATTTTCGGGTACGAGGGTGCTCCTATATTCTGTACAAACCCCACGGGAAGCACAAGACTGCAGGAGAAACCG CTGAAGGAGCTTTGCTGAAGCTGACCCAGGGACTCAAGGATGAGTCCATGGCTTATATCTATCACTGTCAGAATCACTACTTTTGTCCTGTTGGCTTTGAGGCTACGCCACTGAAAGCAGCCAAGGCTTACAG GGGGCCGCTTCCTCTTAATGAGATGGAGTACTGGATTCTCATTGGTGAACCAAGCAGGAAACACCCTGCCATTCACTGTAAAAA GTGGGCAGATATTGTGATAGATCTCAACACGCAGAACCCAGAATACCTGGACATTCGCCACACGGAGAGAGGTATTCAGTATCGTAAAACTAAGAAG GTGGGCGGGAACCTGCACTGCATCATGGCATTCCAGAGAGTGAACTGGCAGAAGCTAGGACCCTGGGCACTCAACCTGGAGAACCTGAGACATGACATTCACCACCAAGGGACAGAGCTGAGAGCCCAAGGTGGGTCAGGGGAGGGCACAGAGGACCGAACATCCTCCAAACACCTTTCTCGTCTGGGTCGGTCCCACAGCACCGGAAACCAGAGACCAGATCAGGCATGGAAACGGCTGTCCAACACGACAGAATACCGACACAAAGAGTCACCTGACAGCGATCTGGATGAAGACATCACCGACTGA
- the si:ch211-201h21.5 gene encoding inosine-uridine preferring nucleoside hydrolase: protein MAQKLLVIDTDCGIDDAQAIMLALAIPSVKVLGITCCFGNTDVDNVCQNVLRVLSVCERTEIPVFRGSAGALVGAGRQFRDHFGTDGLGDVFEDRDSTVWKTSVQSEHAVNALTRLVSENPGQVSLVALGPLTNLALALRLDPALPDKLKDLYIMGGNMEGKGNVTPCAEFNFVMDPESAYVVLEEYLCPTHIATWEFTCRNKLSWDFFDQLVNQETSASRFMKKITSKCWAFSREFGVNKRDVLFGPGYVPYDAFAVAACVDGSVVTEKVDCAVRVELHGELGRGMMAIDHTNTLRKNHRVCVFKEFDTCKFKELLMASLNQP, encoded by the exons ATGGCTCAGAAGCTTCTGGTCATTGATACAGATTGTGGCATAGACGATGCTCAGGCCATAATGCTGGCCTTGGCTATACCCAGTGTAAAGGTTTTGGGCATCACTTGTTGCTTTGGAAACACAGATGTTGATAACGTGTGTCAAAACGTGTTAagagttctgtctgtctgtgaacgCACTGAG ATTCCAGTCTTTAGGGGTTCCGCAGGTGCCCTGGTTGGAGCAGGTAGACAGTTTAGGGATCATTTTGGAACAGACGGTCTGGGAGACGTATTTGAGGACCGAGACTCTACGGTATGGAAGACCTCCGTTCAGTCAGAACATGCAGTAAATGCGCTTACAAGACTCGTGTCCGAGAATCCGGGACAG GTCTCTCTTGTGGCTCTTGGTCCCCTCACCAATTTAGCTCTAGCGCTTAGACTGGACCCAGCATTACCTGATAAACTGAAGGATCTCTACATCATGGGTGGAAACATGGAAG GAAAAGGGAATGTAACACCGTGTGCAGAGTTTAACTTTGTTATGGACCCTGAGTCAGCCTATGTGGTATTAGAGGAATATCTGTGTCCCACACACATCGCCACCTGGGAATTCACCTGCAGAAACAAACTCTCATGG GACTTTTTTGACCAGCTGGTGAACCAGGAAACATCAGCTTCTCGTTTCATGAAGAAGATTACGTCCAAGTGCTGGGCGTTCTCTCGGGAGTTTGGGGTTAATAAGAGGGATGTGTTGTTTGGGCCTGGCTACGTGCCTTATGACGCTTTTGCCGTAGCGGCTTGTGTGGATGGCAGTGTAGTAACGGAGAAGGTGGATTGTGCCGTGCGGGTGGAGCTGCATGGGGAACTGGGCCGAGGAATGATGGCCATAGACCACACGAATACACTTAGAAAAAACCATCGCGTGTGCGTTTTTAAGGAGTTCGACACCTGCAAGTTCAAAGAGCTACTCATGGCCTCGTTAAACCAGCCATGA